The sequence AGGCGCCCGCGTCCTGAAGTCGCGCCGGTGGTGCCCTCGCGGGGGGCTTGCCGCGCGCGTTCTGCGTGCGCACACCCGGTGGATTCGTCCTTTTCATGCGCGCGGGACTGGAGAAATCTCCCGAAATGGCGTCGGCGGACGCGGTTGACGGGCTGACGGAGGGGAGGCAAGCGCCAGCGGCCGGCCTTGAGTCCCCGAGGTTGCCGGGTACGATGGGCGGCCGAGTGACCCCCGAGCACCTCCGCCAGATGTCCTTCTTCCCGCGCGGCATGTCCGCGGCCAACCGGGCCGCGACGGCTGTCGAGCCACGGCCCCAGGAAGCAGCACCCGTGCCCGTGCCGCCGCAGCCCCGTCCGCCTCCGCCGCGCAACCGCGTGGCGGAGGAAGCGCCGCGCATGCTCAACCTCACGCCCACGCGCGAGGAGCTGTGGTCGCGCGCCGAGTCGCTCGCCTGGCGGCTGAGCGCGGAGCTGGGCATGCCGGTGCGGCTGTCGGTGACGGACAACCGCTCCACCATGGTGTCCTTCCGCCGGGGCGCCAACGTGCTGCAGCTCCGGCTGCACCACATGTTCCTGGACGCGCCCGAGCCCGTGGTGCGCGCGGTGGCGGACTACGCCGGCCGGGGCCACCGCACCGCTGGCAGCCTCCTCGACGAGTACATCCGCGGGCAGCAGCCGCGCATCCGTCAGGTTCGCCGCGAGTCGGACGCGGACCTCAACCCGCGCGGGCGCTGTTTCGACCTGAAGGCGCTTTACGACGCCGTCAACGACGCCCATTTTCAGGGCCTCATCCAGGCCCGCATCGGCTGGGGCCGCATGCCGCCGCGCCGCCGCCGCAAGTCCATCCGCCTGGGCGTCTACGACCACCAGACGCGAGAGATTCGCATCCACCCCGCGCTCGACAGGCCCGAGGTGCCGGCCTTCTTCGTGGAGTTCATCGTCTTCCACGAGATGCTCCACCAACTCTTCCCGAGCAACGCGCGAGGCGGACGCCGAGTCCACCACCCGCGCGCCTTCCGGGAGCGCGAGCGCACGTACCCGCACTACGCCGCCGCGCTGCGTTGGGAGCGCGAGAATCTCAGCGTGTTGTTGCGCGGCTGACGGCTCCAACGCTCTTTCGCTCGCTGGCTCATTTACCGTTTTACCGAGCGAAGCGCCCCGTGGAGCGTGCTTGACGGGTTCGTGAGGTCCACCCATCCTCCCGAGCCCTATGAGAAGAGCGAAGATTGTCTGCACCCTCGGTCCCGCCAGTCAGAGTCAGGAGATGCTCGAAGCGCTCCTGGAGAACGGCATGGATGTGGCCCGCCTCAACTTCTCCCACGGCAGCCACGAGCAGCACGCGGAGAACATCGCCAAGCTGCGCGCGGCCTCGCTGAAGGTGCGCAAGGCGGTGGGCATCCTCGGTGACTTGCAGGGCCCCAAGATTCGCACCGGCCGCTTCGTGAAGGGCAGCACGGAGTTGAAGGAGGGCGGCACCTTCCACATCACCACCGACGAGACGGTGCCGGGCACGGACGACATCGTGTCCACCACGTACCCGTTCCTCGCGGCGGACGTGAATCCGGGAGACCGCATCCTTCTGGATGACGGCCTGCTGGAATTGAAGGTGCTGGAGACGGACAAGCAGAAGCTCATCAAGACGCAGGTCGTCCACGGCGGCACGCTGAAGAACAACAAGGGCATCAACCTGCCCGGCGTGGCGGTGCGCGCGGAGGCGCTGACGCCCAAGGACCGCGAGGACCTGGTCTTCGGTCTCAAGGCGGGCGTGGACTTCATCGCGCTGTCCTTCGTGCGCCAGCCGTCGGACCTGGACACCGCGCGCCAGGCGATGGCCGAGGTGGGCCGCACGGTGCCCATCATCTCCAAGCTGGAGAAGCCGGAGGCGATTGCGCGCCTCGACGCCATCCTCGACAAGACGGACGGTGTGATGGTGGCGCGCGGAGACCTCGGCGTGGAGATTCCTCCCGAGGAGGTGCCGGCCGTCCAGAAGGACATCATCCGGCGCTCCAACCTGCGTGGCCTGCCCGTGATTGTGGCGACGCAGATGCTGAACTCGATGATTGACAACCCGCGCCCCACGCGCGCCGAGGCGAGCGACGTGGCCAACGCCGTGTTCGACGGCGCGGACGCGGTGATGCTCTCGGGCGAGACGGCGAGCGGCAAGTTCCCGATTGAGTCCGTGCAGATGATGGAGCGCATCATCCTCGCGGCGGAGTCCTCCGCGCGGGTGCAGCCCCAGCAGCGCTACATCGAGGCGCCGCTGGGACTGCCGCAGCACTTCCCGGACGTGATTGCGCGCGTGGCGTGCGAGGCGGCGCGGGCGAGCGGCGCGACGCTGATTGCGGCCTTCACGCTGTCGGGTGTGACGGCGCGGCTGCTGGCGCACTACCGGCCGCCGGTGCCGATTGTGGCCTTCAGCCCGAACCAGGAAGTGCGCCGCCGGCTGGCGCTGCTGTGGGGCGTGGTGCCGCGCGTGCTCGAGCCCATCCAGGAGACGGAGGCCATGGTGCGGCGCGTGGAGGAGGAGCTCCTCGCGCGAGGCCTCGGCCGCAAGGGCGACCGCATCGTCATCGTCTTCGGCGCGCCCGTGGGGCAGCCGGGCAAAATCAACAGCCTCCGCCTGCACACCATCGGCTGAGCGCTGACGTCATGAAGCGGAAAAGGGGCTCTCGGAGGTACCGAGGGCCCCTTCTTCGTTGCGGAGGACTCATTCCTCCGCCTCACCTGCGCGCGTTCAGGCCTTCTTCTCGTGCAGCGCGCGGCGCGGAATCTCCGCCTCCACGAACACAGTGAAGAGGTCCTTGTCGAGCTGCCCCGAGTCCGCCTCACGCTTGAGGATGTCGAGCGCGAGCGTGTGCGGCACGGCCTTCTTGTAGGGCCGGTCACTGGCGGTGAGCGCGTCGTAGATGTCCGAGATGGACATCATCCGCGACTGGACGGGGATGGCCTTCTCCGCGCGCGGGTAGCCCGTGCCGTCCAGCTTCTCGTGGTGGGCGTAGGCGATTTCCGGCACCCGGCGCAGCGTGCGCGTCCACGGAATCTGGGTGAGGAACCGGTACGTGTGCTCGACGTGGCTCTCGATTTCGCGGCGCTCCTCGGCGGACAGCGTGCCGCGGGTGATGGAGAGCGACTGGATTTCGCGAGGCAGCAGCAGCGCCTGGGCCTTCCCGTCGGCGTCGTCGAAGCGGAGCTTGCCCAGCTCGTGCAGCCGCTCGAAGCCACCCTGCGCGAGCACGGTGGGCCGGTTGCAGGTGAGGATGAAGTCGAACACCTCGTCGAGCTGCTTCACCTCGTTCGTGAGCCGCTCCTGCTCCTCGGCCTCGATTTCCGCGAGGTGCTTGTCGCCCCGCACCTTCACCGCCTCCAGCCGGCGGCGGTAGCTCTGGAGCTGCAAGTCCTTGCGAGCGAGCTGGAAGCGGGCGCGCAGTCCCTCCAGCTCATGCGGGTACAGCTTCTCCGCCTTGACGAGCACCGGCTCGCGCACGCCCACCTTGCCGAAGTCGTGCAGCAGCGACGCGTAGCGCAGCTCCTGCAGCTCCACGGGGGAGAAGCGCAGGTTGGCATGAGGCCCGGTGGAGAGATGCTCGAGCGCCTGGGCCAGCGTCACCGTGAGGTCGGCCACGCGGCCGGAGTGGCCGGCGGTGGTCGGGTCTCGCGCTTCGATGGCGACGACGGACGCGGAGACGAAGCCCTCGAAGAGGCGGTTGATTTCCTCGTGGAGGAGGGCGTTCTCGATTGCGCCGGCGGCCTGCGCGCCCAGGGCGAGGAGCAATTCCTCGTCCTCGGCGTTGAAGCTGCCGCCGTCGAGCTTGTTGAGGGCCTGGATGACGCCGGTGACTTCCCCGTTCGCGTCGCGCATGGGGACGCAGAGGATGGTCTTCGTCTGGTAGCCGCTGGAGACGTCGAACGAGCGGTTGAAGCGCGGGTCCGAGTAGGCGTCGGGGATGTTGATGACGGCGCCCGTCTGGGCGACCTGGCCGGAGATGCCGCTGCCCACCGGGAGGCGGATTTCGCTCTTGGAGCCCTGGGCCACCTTGCTCCACAGCTCGTTGCGCTCGCGGTCCAGGATGAAGAGCGAGCAGCGGTCTGCCTCCACCACCTTGGTGGCCTCGAAGAGGATGAGCGGGAGGAGCAAATCGAGGTCGCGCTCGGCGCTCATCGCCTTGGCGACATCCAGGATGGAGGTGAGCTTCGCCAGGCGGCGGCTCAAGTCAGGGGGCTGTGGCTGGGCGGGCTGGGAATGCACCGGGGGCGGCTCCGGGTGAAGCGGCCAGCGGCCGCGAGGGCTTCAGGGTTGTAGCACGGGCGACAGGGCGGCCGCCTGTGGGGGCCCACCTGTCTGGTCTCCTGCTTCACGGTGGATGCCCTCGGGTACGTTCCACGCGCCGGGAGTGCGCGGAGCGGGTATGAAGCGCCGCATGAACCGCCGCCCCGTTCGCATCGCTCCCTCTGTGCTGTCCGCTGATTTCGGCCGTCTCGCCGAGCAGGTCCGTGCCGTGGAGGCCGCTGGAGCGGACCTCATTCACGTGGATGTCATGGATGGCCGGTTCGTCCCGAACATCACACTTGGCCCGGTAGTGGTGGAGGCCATCAAGAAGGCGGCGACGAAGCCGTTGGATTTGCACCTGATGATTGTGGAGCCGGAGAAGTACGTGGATGCGTTCGCGAAGGCGGGGGCGGACATCCTGACGGTGCACGCGGAGGTGAGCCCGCACCTGCACCGCACGCTTCAGCACATCCGCGCCGCGGGGGCGAAGCCGTCGGTGGTGCTCAACCCGAGCACGCCGCTGTCGGCGATTGAAGAGGTGCTGGGCGAGGTGGAGATGGTGCTGCTGATGAGCGTGAATCCGGGCTTCGGCGGTCAGAGCTTCATCGAGTCCACGGTGGACAAGGTGCGCCGGCTGCGCGCCATGTTCGACGAGCGCGGGCTGGACACGGACATCGAGGTGGACGGCGGCATCAACGCCGAGACGGCGAAGCAGGTGGTGGCCGCGGGCGCCACGGTGCTGGTGGCGGGCAGCTACGTCTTCGGGGCGAAGGACTACGCGCAGGCCATCCGCTCGCTGCGGCCGTGAAAGCGGCTACGCGCGGGTGCGGGCCACGGTGGTGGCGAGGCGGGCGACGCGGGTCATGAAGGTGGGGTCGAAGGGCTTCACCTCGTAGTCGTCGGCGCCGAGCTCGAAGCAGACGTGGCGGGTGAACTGGTCCTCGACGCCGCTGAGGATGATGACCTTGCAGTCGCGGGTGGCGGGGTCCTGCTTGAGCTTGGCGAGCAGGTCGCGTCCGTCCTGGTGCTGATTGATGTCGAGGATGATGACGGCGGGGCGGTGCTGCCGGGCCAGGTCCAGGACGCGCTCCGAGGTGGTGTCCGAGATGCACGTGAGCCCAGAGCGCTTCGCCTCGCGAGCGAGGGCGGAGACGATGAGGGGCTCGTCATCGGAGATGAGGACAACGGGGGGCGTCATGGCGTCTTGTTGCTGCAATTCTACGTGACCTTTTCAACGGTGCAGGAGGGGGCTGCAAACCGGGAGTACCGGAATGTCAGGAAGTTGGGAAGGGGCAGGTGGGGTCAGTGTGGACTGCGGGGCAGGGAGGGCCGGGGTGCAAGGGGGCGGGAAGGGGGAGGAAGAAAAGGTGATCCGAGGACGTTGACTCAGCCGGGCGGCTCGGGTACTACCGCCGCACTTCGCCGGTCCCGAGAGGCAACCCACCGGCGGACGGACATATCGGGGAGTGGCTCAGCCTGGTAGAGCACTTGGTTCGGGACCAAGGGGTCGCAGGTTCAAATCCTGTCTCCCCGACCATTCAAAGGGCGCGGAATCCTTGGAGAAATCCTCGGGTCCGCGCCCTTCGTTTTTCTGGGACCAAGAGGCCAGCAGCAAACTAGCAGCAAGCGAAGGGTTCTCGTCTCCGGCGGTGTACCCTCTAGCTTCCCGAGCGCTTGGTGGGCAGCTTGCGACGCTTCTCTCTCTTCGGCCATGAACTGATCCAAGGAAAAAGCGAGAAAGATCGGCGGTCCGCGCCGCGTTCAAGTCCCCGCCTGCGTCGCAGGTAGGTCTTAAGGGGCGATCGTAAGCATCAGGCTGCATCCGCTCTTTCGGATTTCTCTAAACCGGCGGGTTCTGCTCGGTAAACTACATGCTCCCGCCATTGGTCCACCTCCCGGTCCGCATCAGCGGTACCATCCTAGCCTCAGTAGGTGCTCATGGCCGCGGCTCAGCCAATTCCCCTCATCGTCAACAAGCGCCTGGGCACTGGCGCGCGTGACATCGTCAAGCAGCACCAAGCGTACGAACTCTTCTTTGCTGTCGTGGGTCACGTCGGCTCAGGTACGACCACGATTGCCGAGAAGCTGAAGACGCTTCTTGAGAACCCGACGGCCATTGGGGGGCCTTACCAAGTTTGCATCCTCAAGGCGCGAGACGTGATTGAGGAATGGGTGAAGGAGGTTGGGCACCCCCCCTCTACTGCCGACAGAGGCACCTTCCAGTACGCGAAGTACCTCCAGGACTGCGGTGACGCGATGCGGGAGGGTGAGCATGCTGCAGTTGCCCGCCGCTTGGTGAGGCGAATCCGCCGCGCCCGGGCCACGATGCAGGGGATTGAGCAGCCAGCCGCGAATCAACCTGTTGAGCCTGATGGCAAGCCGCGCGCCTACATCATCGATGCACTCCGCCACCCGGCGGAGGTGCATCTGCTGCGCTCCCTCTATCAGAACGCATTCGCACTCATCGGCGTGGTCTGCCAAGACGACGTGCGTCGCGGGCGGCTCGTAGAGAAGTTCCCGCGTAATGCTGGCCAGGCCGATGTCGAGGACTTTATGTCCCGCGACGCGAAGGACCCGGACAAGAAGCACGGGCAGCGGGTCACAGACGCCTTCCACCTCGCCGACTTTTTCATCGACAACAGCGAGAGGCGGTACCTTGAACTGGAGCGCGGCGAGACGGACCCGCAGGAGAACCCTGATTGGAACGTCCCTGATGACCTCCAGCGACTCGTTCGCATCGTCACCCATGCGAAGGTGGAGCGCCCGACGACTGCCGAGTACGCGATGTACGCCGCGCATGGCGCCAAGATGCGGAGCGCGTGCCTGTCACGTCAGGTGGGTGCAGCCCTGGTTGATGAGCGTGGGAATATTGCCGCAACTGGAGCCAACGAGGTGCCCAGGGCAGGCGGTGGCGTCTACGGCCAGGGCTTTGAAGTTGTAGAGCCCAGCGCGGAGCACAGGTGCGCGTTCCGCAAGAACGTCTATTGCAGCAACACCAAGGAGCAGGACGCGATCATCGACAAGCTCCTCAAGTTGCCGACTCTGGAAAAGCTCCTCAAGTTGCCGACTCTGGAAAAGCTCCTCAAGTTGCCGACTTCGGAGAAGTCTCCTTCCGCCGACGAGGTGCGGCAGGCACTGAAGAACGAACTCCGGCGCTCCCCCATCGGCGGGCTTCTCGAATTCAGCCGGGCGGTTCACGCTGAAATGGACGCCTTGTTGAGTGCAGCGCGGCAAGGCATCACCCCACAGGGGGGACGGCTGTTCGTCACGACGTATCCTTGCCATTACTGCGCGCGTCACATCGTGGCCTCCGGCGTGACGGAGGTCCAATACATTGAGCCTTACCCCAAGAGCCGCGCCTTGGACCTGCACGGGGACTCCATCACTCATACTGTCAAGGGCTGGACGCCCCCTCCGGGGACAGGCAAGAGGGTCTTGTTCCGTCACTTCACGGGAGTCGCGCCGCGCATGTTTGAGCGCGCCTTCCAGAAGGATCGGGAACTCAAGTCAGAGGCGGATGGCAGGTTCCAAATGGGTGAGCCCGATTGGGGCTCGGCATGGGGTGTGAGCAAGGTGAGCTACGCGGACCTGGAACAACAACTCGATGTCGAGTCAGGGGAGAGCCGTGGCTAAGGAGCGTCTCTCCTCTCATCTCAAGCTCGTCGTCCTTGCAGAAGGGAGCAAGAAGCAGGAGCCGGCCAAGTCGCCGAGGTCCGCGCCTGCACAGTTGCCTCTGCTCTATATTCCTGACCCGCGGCTCTTGGGGCTCGTGGACATGGCGGGCATGGTTGCCGATCCGTTCGTCGCATTGCTCCATCAGGTCAGGCCTCAATGGATCATGGACTTGCGCGCAGTGCCGCTCTTCGATCTGGGCGGAACAAACCGGCGCTGGTTTTTCGATTTGTTCGAGCAGCTCGGAACCAAGTATCGAGACGTGTCCGGGCGACTGGGGATCACCTCAACCAACGACGCGAGTCTAGCCTCCGGGCACGCCGCTCACGCAATCAGCAGCTTGCTGCGTTCTGAAGGCGGCGTGAGCGCTCCAGGTCCCCTGCTCGTTCTTCTTGACGGGCCGGAGAGTGTGACCATTGCATCCCGCGTTCTCCCGCAGGCGCTACAGCCCATGCCCAAGGGCGGATGGGAACTGCATTGTTTGAACGTCCAGGCGCTTGCTGATGCATCAGATGGGAGCTTCATTCGCACGCCCTGAACATCCCTCGACTCGGTGGCTCTCTTGCAGTTTGTGTGAATCCAGGGGGCATGCGAACGGCTGAGTGAGGATCTCCCGCTCGCTGCCCATGAACCAAACGAAGTGCGGGAGGGCCACAAAACCGAGGCAGGCTCAGTGGGAACTACTCGGCGGGGTGGCCGGCTCGGGCACCGTGAAGTCGAGCTGATCGAGGCCCTTGCGCATGTCCTCCACGTCGAGGTGGCCGTACACCTCCGAGGTAATGGCCGGGTCCGAGTGGCGCAGGATGCGCTGCACGGTGGCCAGCGGGACGCCCGCCTTGAGCAGCAGGGTGGCCGTGGTGTGCCGCAAGTCATGGAAGCGCAGCGGACGAGGGAGCGCCCGTGGCCAGAGCTTCATGCCGCAGCGGGGGCACGGCTCTGGCACTCCGTGGCGCTTCCTCGCCTTGTAGCCGCAGCCCTTGCGCCGACAGACGTGGTTGTAGCCCTCCACCAACCCGGCGCGCCCCAGGGCCCGCCGCAGCACCTTGTGCAGGGCCACGTCTGGCCGGTGCTTCGTGCCATCTTCCCGAGGGAACAGAAGCTCCGAGGGTGACGTGGCCATTGCCTCGCGAAGGTAGGGCACCAGGCCCACTGCGATGGGCAGCAGGTCCTCGCGGTTGCCCTTGGTGGTGTCGCTCGCGTGAGAGCGGCCCACCCGGCGGGTGCCCGTCTTGAGGTCCACGTCCGACTTGCGCAGCGCCAGCAGCTCGCCCTTGCGCATCCCGGTGAAGACGGCCGTGGCGAACATGGGTCGCCAGCGGCGCTCCAGGGCCGTGAGCATCAGCGGCACCTCCTCGGCTTTGAGGTACTGCGGGAGCCGCTTCGGCTGCTTGATGCGCGGGACGGTCTTGGCGGGGTTGGAGCCAGTGAAGAGTCCGCGCCGGATCGCCAACTCGAAGATGCGGTGGACGTGAGCACGCAGGTGGTTGAGCGACTTGGGGGGCCAGCTCTCCAGCCTTCGCGTTGAGCAGCACCTCCAGCCGCGAGGGTGTAATGCCCTTGAGAGGGAGGGGGCCCAGCTCATCGCGCAGGTGCTTCTCGCTGAAG comes from Pyxidicoccus parkwaysis and encodes:
- the rpe gene encoding ribulose-phosphate 3-epimerase, which encodes MNRRPVRIAPSVLSADFGRLAEQVRAVEAAGADLIHVDVMDGRFVPNITLGPVVVEAIKKAATKPLDLHLMIVEPEKYVDAFAKAGADILTVHAEVSPHLHRTLQHIRAAGAKPSVVLNPSTPLSAIEEVLGEVEMVLLMSVNPGFGGQSFIESTVDKVRRLRAMFDERGLDTDIEVDGGINAETAKQVVAAGATVLVAGSYVFGAKDYAQAIRSLRP
- a CDS encoding GAF and HD-GYP domain-containing protein, giving the protein MHSQPAQPQPPDLSRRLAKLTSILDVAKAMSAERDLDLLLPLILFEATKVVEADRCSLFILDRERNELWSKVAQGSKSEIRLPVGSGISGQVAQTGAVINIPDAYSDPRFNRSFDVSSGYQTKTILCVPMRDANGEVTGVIQALNKLDGGSFNAEDEELLLALGAQAAGAIENALLHEEINRLFEGFVSASVVAIEARDPTTAGHSGRVADLTVTLAQALEHLSTGPHANLRFSPVELQELRYASLLHDFGKVGVREPVLVKAEKLYPHELEGLRARFQLARKDLQLQSYRRRLEAVKVRGDKHLAEIEAEEQERLTNEVKQLDEVFDFILTCNRPTVLAQGGFERLHELGKLRFDDADGKAQALLLPREIQSLSITRGTLSAEERREIESHVEHTYRFLTQIPWTRTLRRVPEIAYAHHEKLDGTGYPRAEKAIPVQSRMMSISDIYDALTASDRPYKKAVPHTLALDILKREADSGQLDKDLFTVFVEAEIPRRALHEKKA
- a CDS encoding anti-phage dCTP deaminase, whose translation is MAAAQPIPLIVNKRLGTGARDIVKQHQAYELFFAVVGHVGSGTTTIAEKLKTLLENPTAIGGPYQVCILKARDVIEEWVKEVGHPPSTADRGTFQYAKYLQDCGDAMREGEHAAVARRLVRRIRRARATMQGIEQPAANQPVEPDGKPRAYIIDALRHPAEVHLLRSLYQNAFALIGVVCQDDVRRGRLVEKFPRNAGQADVEDFMSRDAKDPDKKHGQRVTDAFHLADFFIDNSERRYLELERGETDPQENPDWNVPDDLQRLVRIVTHAKVERPTTAEYAMYAAHGAKMRSACLSRQVGAALVDERGNIAATGANEVPRAGGGVYGQGFEVVEPSAEHRCAFRKNVYCSNTKEQDAIIDKLLKLPTLEKLLKLPTLEKLLKLPTSEKSPSADEVRQALKNELRRSPIGGLLEFSRAVHAEMDALLSAARQGITPQGGRLFVTTYPCHYCARHIVASGVTEVQYIEPYPKSRALDLHGDSITHTVKGWTPPPGTGKRVLFRHFTGVAPRMFERAFQKDRELKSEADGRFQMGEPDWGSAWGVSKVSYADLEQQLDVESGESRG
- the pyk gene encoding pyruvate kinase, giving the protein MRRAKIVCTLGPASQSQEMLEALLENGMDVARLNFSHGSHEQHAENIAKLRAASLKVRKAVGILGDLQGPKIRTGRFVKGSTELKEGGTFHITTDETVPGTDDIVSTTYPFLAADVNPGDRILLDDGLLELKVLETDKQKLIKTQVVHGGTLKNNKGINLPGVAVRAEALTPKDREDLVFGLKAGVDFIALSFVRQPSDLDTARQAMAEVGRTVPIISKLEKPEAIARLDAILDKTDGVMVARGDLGVEIPPEEVPAVQKDIIRRSNLRGLPVIVATQMLNSMIDNPRPTRAEASDVANAVFDGADAVMLSGETASGKFPIESVQMMERIILAAESSARVQPQQRYIEAPLGLPQHFPDVIARVACEAARASGATLIAAFTLSGVTARLLAHYRPPVPIVAFSPNQEVRRRLALLWGVVPRVLEPIQETEAMVRRVEEELLARGLGRKGDRIVIVFGAPVGQPGKINSLRLHTIG
- a CDS encoding tyrosine-type recombinase/integrase, with protein sequence MAIRRGLFTGSNPAKTVPRIKQPKRLPQYLKAEEVPLMLTALERRWRPMFATAVFTGMRKGELLALRKSDVDLKTGTRRVGRSHASDTTKGNREDLLPIAVGLVPYLREAMATSPSELLFPREDGTKHRPDVALHKVLRRALGRAGLVEGYNHVCRRKGCGYKARKRHGVPEPCPRCGMKLWPRALPRPLRFHDLRHTTATLLLKAGVPLATVQRILRHSDPAITSEVYGHLDVEDMRKGLDQLDFTVPEPATPPSSSH
- a CDS encoding response regulator, with protein sequence MTPPVVLISDDEPLIVSALAREAKRSGLTCISDTTSERVLDLARQHRPAVIILDINQHQDGRDLLAKLKQDPATRDCKVIILSGVEDQFTRHVCFELGADDYEVKPFDPTFMTRVARLATTVARTRA